CCGTCGACGGCAAGACGGTCTGGGATCTTCCTCACCGAGGTCGCGGTCGTGGCAATTTCCAAGGTTCCCGTCGCAGTGGCCGTACTTCGCCTGATGGCCAATGGACGGCTTCGATCGAAGATCACAACTTAGTGGTGCGGAACACCAATACCGATGAGAGCACGCGTCTGACCGAAGACGGAACGAAGGAGAAGTATCTGAATGATCGGTTCTACTGGTCGCCTGATTCACGCTACTTGATCGCCATGCAGGTTACTCCAGGGGACGATCGACACATCTACATGGTCGAGTCTTCCCCGAAGGATCAATTGCAACCCAAGCTCCACGACTACAGCTACGCGAAGCCAGGCGACAAGCTCGCTATCGATCGCCCCAGATTGTTCGATCTAGAAAAAGGGGAAGAGATCCCCGTCGACAACAGCCTGTTCGAGAACCCTTGGAGCCTTTCTCGTTTGCATTGGACCGAGGATAGCGGCGAGTTTCGATTTCTCTTCAACCAACGAGGGCATCAGGTAATGCGTCTGCTGGCGATCCAGCCTGACGGAACCGTTCGGACGCTGATCGACGAAGTAAGCAAAACGTTTATCGATTACACCAACAAAGTCCACTTGGAGGAACTAGAAGATACCGGCGAACTAATTTGGATGTCGGAACGTAGCGGGTGGAACCATCTGTACTTAATCGATGCGAAGTCGACTGAAGTGAAGAACCCTATCACAAGCGGTGAATGGGTTGTACGCGATGTCGAACAAGTTGATCTTAAGAATCGTCAGATTTGGTTTACAGCCGGCGGGATCATTCCCGGACAAGATCCCTACTACCTCCATCATTGTCGCGTTAACTTCGACGGCACTGGACTGACAATGCTCACTGAAGGAGATGGTACGCATCGCATTGATTACTCGCCGGATCGCCGCTACTTGATTGATAAGTATTCCCGGGTCGACATGCCTGCAGTGACAACGCTGCGAAAGGTCGAAGATGGCTCGCTCGTTTGCGAACTTGAGAAAGCAGATCACTCAGCTCTCGTCGAAACGGGTTGGAAACCGACCGAACGATTCACAGCAAAAGCCCGCGACGGTGAAACCGATATTTACGGTGTGATTTACTTCCCGACTAATCATGACCCAGCCAAGAAGTATCCGGTGATTGAGTACATATATGCGGGGCCGCATGGCGCTTTCGTTCCCAAGCAGTTTTCTCCGCGTAGCCAATGTCGTGAGATGGCCGAACTTGGCTTCATCGTCGTCCAGATCGACGGTATGGGAACCAACTATCGTAGCAAGGCTTTTCAAGATGTTTGCTGGAAGAACCTGGCCGATAGCGGATTCCCAGATCGCATCTTGTGGATGCAGGCAGCGGCTAAGAAGTTTCCGAGTATGAATCTCGAAAAGGTCGGTATCTATGGAGGATCGGCAGGCGGGCAAAGCGCTTTGGGTGCGATGCTTTCACACGGTGACTTCTATGACGCTGCTGTTGCAGATTGCGGCTGCCACGATAACCGAATGGACAAGATCTGGTGGAACGAACAATGGATGGGTTGGCCAATCGACAAACATTACGAAGAGCAGTCGAACGTCACCAACGCTGATAAGCTGGAAGGTGATTTGTTCCTAATCGTCGGCGAACTCGATACGAATGTCGACCCAGCAAGCACCATGCAAGTTGTCAATGCCCTCGTCAAAGCCAACAAAGATTTCGACCTGCTCATCGTGCCGGGTGCTGGCCACGGAATCGGTAGCGGCAGCTACGGCATGAGAAGAACGCGAGACTTCTTCGTCCGAAAGCTGCATGGTGTGGAACCTCGGCGTTAAGTTCGAGGGAAACCACACATCGCCGGTCAGTTCCGTGATACTGTTTTGTATGGTGCCAACGCCAAGCTTAGTTTTCGCTATGCCGGTCATTCTCGCACTGCAAGGCTACCTCGCAGCCGTTCTGTACTCATTCGATTACGTACTCCGCTGTTTCGGTATCTCGTTCGTCGAAACAATTGATGGAAGTGACAGTTCCCAAGGGAAACGCATTTCACTGTCTTGAAGTCAACCACACAATCGTCATCAAGTACGGCTGTAAGATTAGAAGCCCCCAAGCTGCGACACCTGTCCAGTGCATCCAATCGCGCTCTTGCTTGCTGATGAATGCATCCCACAAAGGGACGATAAGGATAAGCAGGGGCCCAGCGAGAGCGATGACCCCTAATATCCACGTTAAAGCCATCGTCACGTCGCTTCCGAATGGGAATTGACTCGTCCCGTTAAACACGACGTAAATCTGCATCCCGAGCGAGAACGAACGAGTAATCGCTTCCGGGAGGACAACAATGGCCCAAACGCGCGGCAAGGAAGCGAACCACACCACGCCCCACATTGCCAGTATCGAGGCAACCGAAAGAATCAAGCGAACGTTCTCTTGAAGCCAAAGTCCCGTCGATGCGGGGAGTGGATCGACCTGCCAAAAGAACAACTGCAATAGCTTTGTTAAGATTGGCACAAGTCCGACAAAGCCCACCAAACACAGCAGCCAGTGCCCCGGCTGCCACGGGATTCTTCGACCTTGTTGCCACCACCACGCCCGTAGCCCCAAACCGCTCAAACCAGCACTCCACGTCGCAAGCTGCATTCCCATCAAGGATTGCCATAACACTTCGCGCCCCATGAGCCCCGTCTGCCGCCAAAACTCGAAAAGTACCGCACAGATTGCCACCCAAGCCAGCAACATCATCAAGGTAAACGGTGGGATGCGATTGGTTTCGGTCGCCGCGGCAGTTGTTT
The genomic region above belongs to Blastopirellula marina and contains:
- a CDS encoding prolyl oligopeptidase family serine peptidase is translated as MMYFFRYLLTTFFLFASAASLLAQGSAEDYRRMEEVAKAARGKVFRDDVVPHWFHENNHFWYRVNTGPRQHEFVLVDTEAGKREAAFDHAELAKQLSEELKRPIDSEVLPFQAIAFSDDLTSVLFRVGNQNYEFDRANSELTKAEGTKNAPTNDQVGRRPYPSIDKGGEVELIVANSSPDAIRVFWIDRDGRPRFYEDLDANDEYKHRTFVGHVWMIMNKQGQAMAIHEASDGDNRLTVDGKTVWDLPHRGRGRGNFQGSRRSGRTSPDGQWTASIEDHNLVVRNTNTDESTRLTEDGTKEKYLNDRFYWSPDSRYLIAMQVTPGDDRHIYMVESSPKDQLQPKLHDYSYAKPGDKLAIDRPRLFDLEKGEEIPVDNSLFENPWSLSRLHWTEDSGEFRFLFNQRGHQVMRLLAIQPDGTVRTLIDEVSKTFIDYTNKVHLEELEDTGELIWMSERSGWNHLYLIDAKSTEVKNPITSGEWVVRDVEQVDLKNRQIWFTAGGIIPGQDPYYLHHCRVNFDGTGLTMLTEGDGTHRIDYSPDRRYLIDKYSRVDMPAVTTLRKVEDGSLVCELEKADHSALVETGWKPTERFTAKARDGETDIYGVIYFPTNHDPAKKYPVIEYIYAGPHGAFVPKQFSPRSQCREMAELGFIVVQIDGMGTNYRSKAFQDVCWKNLADSGFPDRILWMQAAAKKFPSMNLEKVGIYGGSAGGQSALGAMLSHGDFYDAAVADCGCHDNRMDKIWWNEQWMGWPIDKHYEEQSNVTNADKLEGDLFLIVGELDTNVDPASTMQVVNALVKANKDFDLLIVPGAGHGIGSGSYGMRRTRDFFVRKLHGVEPRR